The region TTAATTATTCTCTCTCCTCTTTCTTTTTACTTAcataaatttttttttaaaaaaattaaaatattattatttatataAAATGCTAATAAAAATCATTATATAAAGCCATGTTATGAAGAACAACCATAGTGTCTCAACTCTCAACACCCCCTTCATCCTTTTCATTTATCTTCTCTTTGTTCCTTCATCCCTATCTCATTCACTTCAACCTTGCTTACTCTTAGTCAACATTGTTCACAAAAACACCCTCTGCAAATATAATAAAAGTTTGAGAACATTATGGGTAACGTGGACTATGATTATCCTCGTTCAGGTATGAACATGAACAGCGTTAATGAGAGCCATGTTCATGTTCAACATCGCGTAGAGATTCCACCTccacaaccatttttgaagtcTATGAAATATGCAATGAAAGAGACTTTTTTTCCAGATGATCCATTGAGAAAGTTTAAGAATCAGCCAGCTTCCAAAAAGTTGGTGCTTGGTTTTCAATATTTATTTCCAATATTTGAATGGGCACCAAACTACACATTCCAGTTCTTGAAATCTGATATCATAGCTGGAATCACTATTGCTAGTTTGGCTATTCCTCAAGGCATTAGCTATGCCAAACTTGCCAACCTTCCTCCAATTCTTGGATTATGTGAGTACCACAAGTATTAGTTTCTCACTTTATAATTTATTTCGTTTTAATAAATAAACTAATTACTAAAATTAATAAGATGTGCTTTGAAAACTAATTCCATCATCATATCAGCATGTTTAAACTACTTGAACTAGGGCGAAAGTTGCATGATTAAAATCTTCAAAAAACTAAAACACATACATGCTTATACCACTGGCTTAACTAGAAGTTCAGGGTTCCAATCCGGTTCTGATCACGCAAACAGTGTTAAAATTCCAAATTAATTTTTGTGTAGATTCGAGCTTTATACCACCATTGATTTATGCTATGATGGGAAGTTCAAGAGATTTGGCAGTTGGGACAGTGGCAGTTGGATCTCTTCTGATGGGTTCCATGTTGGCCACGGAAGTTAATCCAAACCAAAATCCAAGTCTTTATCTGCACCTTGCTTTCACAGCTACATTCTTTGCCGGTGTTTTGCAAGCTTCGTTGGGTTtcttcaggtaaaaattctaatCATTAACAGCTTATTACTCCTCTAAAGGTCATTAAAAAATAGTAATGAGTTGAAAAGTGTGGTACTATGTTGTCATAAAGTAAAACTAAAATACAACTATTGAAATGATACGTTAGTATATATGATACTGGATACggaaaaaaataaaataataggAATATGAAAAAAgtaagaatatatatatatatagtatcCTAAGCATGACAATATCTTGTGCCATTATGTGTTTTGTCTTCTACAAAGATATTTGCCACTTTGCACTATGCAATAAGATTCACCCTATTTCACATTCCACATTCTTCGTCTGCATCTGTTTATATGATGTTTCTGCAGAACTATCAACTGAACTGACGTTATTTTTATCATCGATGCTGATGAgttaaattattttatttgataaaaaaaatttGTTAATTCTAATACATGAGGTGGTGGTGCAGGTTAGGGTTGATTGTGGATTTTCTGTCGCATGCGGCGATTGTAGGGTTCATGAGCGGAGCAGCCACGGTGGTTTGTCTGCAGCAACTCAAACCAATGCTAGGTCTTGAACATTTCACCCATGGTGCTGATCTTATATCAGTTATGCGTTCGGTTTTTACACAAGTTCATCAATGGAGATGGGAAAGTGCTGTTTTAGGATgtgttttcattttctttctccTTGTCACAAGATACTTTGTAAGTCAGATATAATCctaaattcataaaaaaaaattaacacATATTTATTTCGATTAACTATAGTAAATgatattaattaattaattattatcTTGGTTAATTTGTGTTGTTAATTGATTAATGCAGAGTAAAAGACAACCAAAATTCTTTTGGGTGTCAGCAATGACGCCGTTAGCGTCCGTTATATTGGGAAGTTTACTGGTTTATTTCACTCATGCAGAAAATCACGGCGTTCAAGTGGTGAGTCACCATTTCTCCAATCATATTGCATATTATGACtttattctttctttttttaaaaaCAACTAAACTTATTTATAATTTTATCAAATAAATAGAGTTAATTTGTATATTATTATGTCACAACGCACCCACAGCAAAGAGCCAAACACTGTTGAGTGCTGTTGGGTCGACAACGATACCATCCATATTCAATGAGTACTCTTTATATGGTAGGACATTCATAGAATCATTCATTTTTCTAAAACATGAGTACATATATACGGttcacattttttttattttatgaaaTTGAAAAATCTTtcatttgagtttttttttttaaataaataaataaataagatgTCAGTAAATTCGAACTCACAACCATGTAATTTGATATCTTGAACAGTTACCGACTGAACTCATATAATGTTATTAATTgacaaattgtcacatttttcaGATTGGAGAATTGAAGAAAGGACTAAACCCAATCTCAGTCACAGACTTGGTATTCGTGTCTCCTTATATGACCACATCTATCAAAACAGGAGTTATTGTTGGCATTATTGCTCTTGCGGTAAGAAACTCAAATTTTCCTTCCTTTATTTCCTAATAGTAATAAAGACAGAAACCAACTCTGAAATGTCACATCCTTAACTaaagaataataaaaataaactaGACAAGCTATTCAGGCAATAACTCTATTATTGGTCGATTTGCATTTTTTGTCAAATGATTCTATATGGTGCTCTTCATTAGATATAAGTCAAATTCTGT is a window of Lathyrus oleraceus cultivar Zhongwan6 chromosome 6, CAAS_Psat_ZW6_1.0, whole genome shotgun sequence DNA encoding:
- the LOC127093566 gene encoding sulfate transporter 3.1, translated to MGNVDYDYPRSGMNMNSVNESHVHVQHRVEIPPPQPFLKSMKYAMKETFFPDDPLRKFKNQPASKKLVLGFQYLFPIFEWAPNYTFQFLKSDIIAGITIASLAIPQGISYAKLANLPPILGLYSSFIPPLIYAMMGSSRDLAVGTVAVGSLLMGSMLATEVNPNQNPSLYLHLAFTATFFAGVLQASLGFFRLGLIVDFLSHAAIVGFMSGAATVVCLQQLKPMLGLEHFTHGADLISVMRSVFTQVHQWRWESAVLGCVFIFFLLVTRYFSKRQPKFFWVSAMTPLASVILGSLLVYFTHAENHGVQVIGELKKGLNPISVTDLVFVSPYMTTSIKTGVIVGIIALAEGIAVGRSFAMFKNYHIDGNKEMIAIGTMNIVGSFTSCYLTTGPFSRSAVNYNAGCKTAASNIVMAIAVMLTLLFLTPLFYYTPLVVLAAIIVSAMLGLIDYEAAIHLWKIDKFDFVVCVSAYFGVVFGSVQIGLVIAIVVSVLRLLLFIARPRTSVLGNIPNSAIYRNIEHYPNSNRVSGILILKIDAPIYFANASYLRERISRWIDEEEDRIKATGETSLKYIILDMSAVGNIDTSGISMLEEIKKISERREQQLVLVNPGSEVMKKLNKSHFQKDMGGNWIYLTVEEAVRACNFVLHGCKTNPKRDESEGWNNV